In Papio anubis isolate 15944 chromosome 20, Panubis1.0, whole genome shotgun sequence, the genomic window cacctgtaatcccagctacttgggaggctgagacaagagaattgcttgaacccgggaggcagaggttgcagtaagctgagattgcgccactgcactccagcctgggcaacagagcaagactgagtctcaaaaaaaaaaggtcaggatCTCctcaagaatcgcttgaacccgggaggcggaggttgcagcgagcccagatcacgccactgcactccagcctaggggacaaagtgagactccatctcaaaaaaataaaataaaataaaggttagCTGAGCTTCATGGCatgcgcctatggtcccagctatttgagagacAGGTgtgagaatcccttgagcctgggagatcaaggctgcagtgagctttaattacaccactacactccagtctaggtgacagagcaagaccctgtcacaacaACAAACGAAACAAGCAAACAAGGTCACAAAGCAATAATCCTAGctgctgctgttattatttttgagacagagtcttgctctttagcccaggctggagtgcagtggtgtgatcttggctcactgcaacctccgcctcctgggttcaagcaattctcacgcctcagcctcttgaatcgctgagattacaggcgtgcttggctactttttgtgtatttttggtggagatgggatttcgACATGTTGGTCGggaatcttgaactcctgacctcaagtgatcctcccgtctcagcctcccacagtgctgggattacaggtgtgagtattttattttatttatttatttgtttattttttgacaaagccttagtctgtcacccaggctagagtgcagtggcgcgatctcggctcgctgccacctccacctcccaggttcaagctgttcctgtgcctgagcctcccgagtagctgggatcacaggtacgcaccaccacacccggctaatttttatatttttagtagatgtggggtttcaccatgttggccaggctggtttcaaactcctgacctcaagtactccgcccacctcagccttccatagtggtgggattacaggcgtgagccactgcacccagccccgtTACTACTTTTATATAAAAGTGTCCCATCACTATACAAGAGATGAGGATTTCAACCGAGGCCAGTTTGTTCTCTGAGTACTTCCTTGGGCCTGTCTGGTTTGAGTAGTGTGGGAGGGGCACCCAAGGCCCTTGCCCAGGCCCTGAGCCCCACTTCCTCTCCTACAGATCCTCTGGTGACCCCACTTCTCGCTGCTCATGCCGCTGGGACTGGGGCGGCGGAAAAAGGCACCCCCTCTAGTGGAAAatgaggaggctgagccaggccgTGGCGGGCTGGGCGTGGGGGAGCCAGGGCCCCTGGGCGGAGGTGGGGCAGGGGGGCCCCAAATGGGCTTAcccccccctcccccagccctgcgGCCCCGCCTCGTGTTCCACACCCAGCTGGCCCATGGCAGTCCCACTGGCCGCATCGAGGGCTTCACCAACGTCAAGGAGCTGTATGGCAAGATCGCCGAGGCCTTCCGCCTGCCAACTGCCGAGGTACCCACTGGGGAATCGGGCACCAGGGTCCCTGATGGTGGGCCAGAGGCCTGAGCCTGCATCCCGTTTGTGAGCTGGGGTTCAGATGCCGAAGCTGCAGATGCTAAGCCTGTGCCCCACTCAGTGGCGGGGGCCAATGGCCTGGGCTGGATCTGAGTTCCCATCAGGTACTGGGAGGCCTGTGCCCCTGTGAATTGTGGGGAACTGGAGGCCAGGGCTGGATGCTGAGTTCCCCTCAGGCACTGCGAGGCTTGTGCCCCAGTGGATTGTGGGAGCTGATGACCAGGGCTGCATGCTGACATCCCATCAGGCACTGGGAGGGCTGTACCCCCAGTAGATTATGCAAGACTGATGGCCAGGGCTGGATGCTGAGTTCCCAGCAGGCACTGGGATACCTGAGCTTCAATGGACTatgggaggccagggctggatgtattgattggatggatggattgagAGGCCTGCATCCCAGTCTATTGTGCAAGACTGACAGCCAGGGCTGGACGCTGAGTTCCCATCAGGCATTAGGAGGCCTGTGCCCCAGTGAAGTATGGAGAACTGGAAGCCAAACCTGGATGCTGAGTTCCCATCAGGCACTGGGAGGCCAGTGCCCCAGGAGATAGTGGAGGCTGGAGGCCAGATACAAGATGCACTTCTCCGTGATTCCTTGGagaatcccaacactgtgggaggctggctTGCCTGGCACCAAGCACTGTGGGGATGGATGGGAAGGGGGCAAGGACGGCAATAGTGGGTTTGAACAAGTAAATGCAGGGGTCTCCATAAGTGGGGTGAGTTTCTGTGTCCTCCACAAGCATTTCCtgagcactcactgtgtgccaggctccatTCCCTGAAAGcagcaatgaattttttttttttttttttgagatggagtcttgctctgtcaccaggctggagtacaatcgtgtaatcttggctcactgcaacctccacctcctggattcaaaccattctcctgcctcagcctcccaagtagttgggattgcaggtgcctgtcaccacgcccagctaatttttgtatttttagtagagacaggatttcaccatgttggtcaggctggtcttgatctcctgacctcgtgatctacctgccttggcctcccaaagtgttgggattacaggtgtgagccaccgcgcccggcacagcAATGAATTTTTGCTAGGACAGAAATcctagctgggtacagtggtgcacacctatagtcccagctacttgggaggttgaggtaggggGGATCACTGAaactcaggagttccaggccagcctgggcaacataatgaggctctcatctctaaaaaaaattattttaactatgtgggtgtggtggcgtgtgcctgtggtcccagctactcgggagactgagataggaggatcacttgagcccaggaattggcgaccagcctgtgcaacatagtgagaccccatatctccacaaaaaatacaaaaattagccaggcatggctagttgtagttccagctacttgggaggctgaggtgggaagattgccggaatctgggagattgaggctgcagtgactatgattgcaccactgcgctccagcctgggtgacagagcaagaccctgtctcaaaataaaaaaaaataaaggaaaattaaatccTAGTCTTAGCAGAGCTGACACGCTAATGTgggccctgccctggccctggctTAGTGGGTGATCGGGCACTGGGATGGAATCCCCCTAGTTCTCTCCCAACTCTCTCCCTTCGCCCTCCAGTGGTGATTAgcaaagggggagggaggggggagagggtTCAGCGTCTCCCACCCCTGCAGGTGATGTTCTGCACCCTGAACACCCACAAAGTGGACATGGACAAGCTCCTGGGGGGCCAGATCGGGCTGGAGGACTTCATCTTCGCCCACGTGAAGGGGCAGCGCAAGGAGGTGGAGGTGTTCAAGTCGGAGGATGCACTCGGGCTTACCATCACGGACAACGGGGCTGGCTACGCCTTCATCAAGGTGCCTGGGGAGACGGGGCACCTCGGAGGCCTGGGAGTGAGGGTGGGCCACGGGACCCTGGAAACCAAGGCAGAGCCCCAAGGGCTAATGACTCCCCATCCCCGCAGCGCATCAAGGAGGGCAGCGTGATCGACCACATCCACCTCATCAGCGTGGGCGACATGATCGAGGCCATTAACGGGCAGAGCCTGCTGGGCTGCCGGCACTACGAGGTGGCCCGGCTGCTCAAGGAGCTGCCCCGAGGCCGTACCTTCACGCTGAAGCTCACGGAGCCTCGCAAGGCCTTCGGTGAGGAGCCGCCCCCTGCACCTCCCCAATGGCGCTGCTCGCACGGGCGCAGGCGGTGGTGCCGGGAGCGGCCAGCAGGTGGCGCCCGAGCCTGGCCAGCCGAAAGGGAAGTGGGTGCAGCTCCTCCCGGTCCCGAGACGAGGTGCTGGTCCTTGGCCCAGCCGGAGAGAAGGGCGGGGGCAAGGAGGAAGGTGTCCTCACCCCTggccagcccccacccccaacaggccagACTTGGCCGCTCAGTACCAGCCCCCCCACTTTTCCATCTGGCTTCACTAACTCTAAGGAATGGGCCCCAGGCCCCTGAGATGGGGGTGGAGGACTGAATCACTTCCCCGGGCAGGTAGGGctggtctgtggcccaggagCCATACCGCCTTGGCCAAGAGGAGACGGACTCAGGCAGCTGGAGACTCAGGCTGGGGTACATCCGCTTCCTGTCCCAGCCCCTGGGAGCAGAAGTGGCCCCTCCAGTCTCCCCTCTAGCATTTCCTATTCCTGGCCCCCAGCTGTCCCCCCTGCTCTGCCCCACATCCATGCCAGGCCTGAGTCAGGATTcctgccctggccccagcccccagGAACTTGCAGAAGCTTGGAGAAGTTTGGGGTGGTGTCGAAAGCCAGGAGGGCCAAGTTCCTGCCCAGAGCGTGCTAAAACCGAGCTTCCCCCACACGCACCCCTCTCCTACCTCCCACAGACATGATCAGCCAACGCTCAGCGGGTGGCCGCCCTGGCTCCGGCCCACAACTGGGCACTGGCCGAGGGACCCTGCGGCTCCGATCCCGGGGCCCTGCCACGGTGGAGGATCTGGTGAGTGCTCCAGCTGGACCCTATCTCCAgcattccttctctttcttttttttttgagacaaagtctcactgttgtcacccaggctggagtgtagtagcgcgatcttggctcactgcaacctcagcctcacaggttcaagcgattctcctgcctcagcctcccaagtagctgggactacaagcgcccaccaccatgcccggctgatttttgtatttttagtagagacggggtttcgccatattggccaggctggtctcgaactcctggcctcaggtgatccagcttccttggcctcccaaagtgctgggattataggcgtgagccaccacccccagccctcaCTTCCTTTTCATAGTAGGCAGCATTATCTGTTAGCTGAGGGGACTCTGGGCAGACAGCCTGGATTCTAGTCCACTTCTGCCACTTCCCAGCTCCCAGGGACCTTCCTTGGGCACGTGGGCCTCAGTTTgcccatcagtaaaatggggatgagaTGAACACCGCTACCTTCTTCTCAGGGTTGTCCTGAGGTCTCAATAGGAATATATGTAAAGTGGTGACAAGGGCGGTCAGTGCAATTACaatgtatattcacattgttatgaTGTCGCTGTCACCCCTCCTGGCCCCCAGCCCTCCGCCTTTGAAGAGAAGGCCATTGAGAAGGTGGATGACCTGCTGGAGAGTTACATGGGTATCAGGGACACGGAGTTGGGTAAGTGAGGGCTGCCTGCGGGGGCGTGGGGGGGGCGGCATCTAGGTCTGGTGCTGGCTGAATCCACCCTGAGTCCCTTGGTCCCTGGTGTCATTTGTGCCTCCATTCTGCCCCCTCCCCCAATAGCGGCCACCATGGTGGAGCTGGGAAAGGACAAAAGGAACCCGGATGAGCTGGCCGAGGCCCTGGACGAACGGCTGGGTGACTTTGCCTTCCCTGACGAATTCGTCTTTGACGTCTGGGGCGCCATCGGGGACGCCAAGGTCGGCCGCTACTAGGACTCCCCCCGGACCCTGCAATGATGACCCGGGCCCAACCTGGTGGGGGCCCCCAGCAGGGACACTGACATCAGGACTCAAGCCTCCAGCCTGAGCCTAGCTCAGCAGCCCaaggaggatggggaggggaggtggggccGGGCCCCCTGCCCCGCTCCAATCGGTACCATCCCCTCCCCGGTTCCCAATCTGTCCGGGGTCCCCGGCCCCCCTGTGCCCTGTTCCCCACCTACCTCAGCCGGGTCAGGCACGGGGAGGGGAGGGATCGGCCAAATTGGGCGGCCACCCCCGCCTCCACCACTTTCCACCATCAGCTGCCAAACTGGTCCCTCCGTCTCCCTGGGGCCTTGGGTTCTGCCTGGGGGTCATGACCTTCCTAGTTTCCTGACGCAGGGAATATAGGGGAGAGGGTTGTCCCTCCCCCCAGCAAATGCAATAATGCCCTCGCCCCTCCTGAGAGGAGCCCCCTCCCCGTGGAGCCTGTTACCTCCGCATTTGACATGAGTCTGCTGTGAACCCCCCAACCTCCTCCCCAACTCCCATCTCCCCCTCCAGGCCTATCCCTGGCccagagcaggagggagggagggacgacGGCGGTGGGCTTTTGTATCTGAATTTGCTGTCTTGAACATAAAGAATCTATCTGCTGTTGGACCTGCGTGGCTTCGGGGTGGGAGAGGGGGAGGGTCGGGGCTGAGAAAGAATTCAGCAGCTGAAATCCATCTTCCGCAGGCTCCAAATTGAATTAGGAGCTGGCACCAGGCCGCCTGCCCCCTCCCACTGTTCCTTCTGGCTGCAGGCCACCAGGCTTCCAGGCAGGGCCAGAGCTTCCTGGACTACTgagggttcaaatcctgccccCTCTCCCACAAGGCCTCCCGCCCCCTGGAGCTTCACAAGGCTGCCGTCTGCAGCTGGTGACAACCCCTGGACTGGGGGGAGTACCAGGGCATTGAAACTTGGCTTGGAAATAGATGGAACCTCAGGCCTGCCGGAGCCCCACCCCTACACCGGGAAGTTGGGGGCAGACACgatgcagcccccaccccacgTGGCCCAATGCTGGACATGCAGGCGTCCATGGGGCACCCTGCTTACTAAACCCGGCATACTTGTTTTGACAACCCACTCATCTTCGAGGATTGAGGGTGATCAGGGAAAGGCGGGGTGGGACCCTGGCCAGACCAGGAGACAAGGGAAGGGATTGAAGCAAGGGGTGCTGGGCCACAGGGCCCCACAGGAATGTTTGGGGGTGAGCCGAGAGGCTGTGGGGAAGTCTGAGGCCAGCTTGCAATCCTCATTCCAATAGGCGGGCTGGCACTGGGCCaccaggaagaggggaaggggggAAAAAGGGAGGACCCTCGGGGCTGGGTGTTGGTGTGCAGACCGGGGTGGAGTAGGGGAGCCACTGTCCTGGTGACTCGGGGCAGACCTGAGCACCTGTGGGCTCCTTGGGTGTCTGTGCTGGGAGCCGGCTGTGGTGGTGAAGGGGTGTGGCTGTGTGCGTCTCGGGGGTGCGTCTTATCAGAGTGTTGATGGCTCGTGACGCGGTGAGGGAGGGCTGTGTTGTGGGTGAGGGATGTGATCACTGGCTCTGTGTTCCAGGGCAAGGGCAGGTGTAACTGGCAGTGTCTGGTggggagtgcaatggagtgactGTGTCAGGGTGTCCTgggatgtgggtgtgtgtgtcttAGGGTGCTGTTGTTTCTGGGGCAAGGAGGGGTGCCTGGCTAGGTCTCGGGGTGTTCAGGGGTGTTAGGGTATGTCTCAGGGTATTGCTGTTTCCTGGGTGGGGGTGCTGGCTAGGTCTCGAGGTGTCTAGGGATGCAGGTGTGTATGTCTCAGGGCGTTGCTGttttggggtgagggtgggggtggccAGCTAGGTCTCTGGTGTCCAGGGGCAGGGGGTGTCACTTCTTGTGCCTTAGGTGTATGGAGTGTGCCGGTGGGGCCTATCTGGGATTGTTGGGGGGTCATTACAAGTCATACAGAGTGTGACCAGGGGCAGTtttggcagtgtgtgtgtgtgtgtgtgtgcgcgcgcgcgcgcacgtgtATCTGTCTCTCGATGCCAAGTGAGACCCTATTTCCCAGCACTAAGGAGGGTGATGTGGGTGGTCATCTCAGAGGGCTGCATTTTGGGGTGTTGAGGGGAGGGGCTGGAATTGAGGTAGTAACTCTGGGTGTGTCCCGGCGCTGGGGGTAAGACCCTGAGGTCAGGGATGTGGTGGCAGCAACCTGGCTGTGCTGAGATGGGGACAGGATGAAACTGAGTGGTAAGTGACAGGATTGTCTTAGGGTGTGAGACTGTGCCAGCGTGACCCTACTTCTCAGGGCAGGAGGCGAGTCTTTGTGGCTTAGGACGTGTGTCCCAGGTGTCACTCAGCCCATCTTAAAGCAGGAGCCAGACACTGGGGAGAGTCCCCAGGTCGCCAGGCCTCCTGGTTCCCCTGCCCCCTTTCAGCCGCCTCCTCTCGCCTCCCAGGATATGACTCGCTGTGGCCCTAGCCGGGGCTTAAGCCCCTATATAAATAGTAGGCGGATCCCCTGGCCAGGCTGGGCCTGACCCAAGCCAGTCTGCCCAAGGCCCTGCCCACCAGCACCCACCCCAATGTCCATGAAGGCTTTAGCAGGGCAGGGGGGCATTGCTGCCCCCAAAGAATTGGAGTTAGCCCCCCTAGTCCCAAAGCTCTAGGGAGGGGGGCAGTGGCACCCCCTGCAGCTGCCCCAGCCTGCCCCAGACGACACTCACATTTTCCAGTGTTTAGATTTTATCCACTTTATTAATGAGGCAAGAGGCCCGAGCCTCGGGGGAAGGGGGCTACTCCCGCCCTGCTGGGAGGAGGGGGTCACAGGGGGCCAGAACGACTCCAGGGAGCCTCCCTTCTCATGGAGGGAGCCGCTGGGGCCCAGAGTGGCCCCCATCCATTGCCAGGAGCAGAGAGGGGGGTCCCTGCCACTCCAGGCCCCAAGCGGGCGTGCGCGGGGTGGAGCGGCCCCTGGAGGCCAGCAAGGGCGGCGGGAGGAGCCGAGGAGCCGCcccaggaagagggagggaggaagcggCCTGCCGGAGAGCCAGGGCGCAGTGGGCAGCAGGGCTGAGCGGCCGGTGATGGGGACCCCGCATCCCAGGCAGTGCTGGGTAAGCGGGTTGCACGTGAGGGTCcctggctggggaggaggagggcatGAAGGGTTGGGGCCATGGCCACCTGTCCATCCTGTGTCCCTGGCTCTTCCCCCCGATCTGTGTGTCCCTGTCTTATCGTCTGTCCATCCTCCCTTCCCATCTGGCCTGGTGGACGGTTCCGCCCTTTCCACCCGCACCTCCAGGATATCAAAGAGTGGATGGTCATGGCCTCTGGGGGCAGGGACATGGCGTGGAACCGTGGGCAGCCAGGGTGAGGCAGAGGTGATCGCGGTGGGGCGTGACGAGAGACCGCAGTGGATCAGAGGCAGGTCCATGGGGCAGGGGTAGAGATGCGTCCATGGCACAGATGTAGCTGTGCCATGTGGGGTCGGAGATGGGTCCATGGGGGACAGGGACATGGCCGTGGGGAGAGATGTGCCCAtggtggtagagatggggctgggGAATCTCGAGGATGGGACAGGAGTAAAGCTGACATGGGGAAAGTCAGGTAGGACCACAGGGGCAGAAATGGGTGAGAGCTATCAGATAGAGCCACAGGCCCCAGGAATTTGCTACGGTGTAAAAATGGAAGGTGGGGGTCAGAGGGGGATCTGTGAGGCCCAGAGGCACTGGCAGAGATGCCTGAGGGCAGGGCTCGGGGGAATCTTGCAGGAAACCATGAAGGACAGAGAAGGGGCCAGTGGGGACAGAGGGAGGCCCTGGAGCAGGAGATGGGGCGGTGAGAGgcaaaagagagggaggagggtttCCAAATGGAGTGGCCAGGTCATTTGGAGTTGCCATGGGCAGAGGGGCTGCCTGAGAACGCCATGGAGTCAAATGGGCCTGATGTTCTGAGATGGCACCGTGGGCTGGTCCCCGCCCTGGCCCAGCCAGCCTCACTCTGCCCTCTTCTCCTCTATCCAGCACTCCCGGCGCCTGACATGAGCCCTTGCGGGCCCCTCAACCTGAGCCTGGCGGGCGAGGCGACCACATGCGCGGCGCCCTGGGTCCCCAACGCGTCGGCCGTGCCGCCGTCGGGCGCTTCGCCTGCGCTGCCCATCTTCTCCATGACGCTGGGCGCCGTGTCCAACCTGCTGGCGCTGGCGCTGCTGGCGCAGGCCGCGGGCCGCCTGCGACGCCGCCGCTCGGCCGCCACCTTCCTGCTGTTCGTGGCCAGCCTGCTGGCCACCGACCTGGCAGGCCACGTGATCCCGGGCGCGCTAGTGCTGCGCCTGTACACAGCGGGGCGCGCTCCGGCCGGCGGGGCCTGCCACTTCCTGGGCGGCTGCATGGTCTTCTTCGGCCTGTGCCCGCTGCTGCTGGGCTGCGGCATGGCGGTGGAGCGCTGCGTGGGCGTCACGCGGCCGCTGCTCCACGCCGCTCGGGTCTCGGTCTCCCGCGCGCGCCTGGCGCTGGCCGCGGTAGCTGCGGTGGCCTTAGCCGTCGCGCTGCTACCGCTGGCGCGCGTGGGCCGCTACGAGCTGCAGTACCCGGGCACGTGGTGCTTCATCGGCCTGGGTCCCTCGGGCGGCTGGCGCCAGGCACTGCTCGCCGGCCTCTTCGCCGGCCTCGGCCTGGTCGCTCTCCTCGCCGCGCTGGTGTGCAACACGCTCAGCGGCCTGGCCCTGCTACGCGCCCGCTGGCGACGCCGCTCCCGAGGGCCTTCCTCGGCCTCGGGCCCCGACAGCCGGCGTCGCCGGGGGGCGCGCGGACCCCGCTCGGCCTCCGCCTCGTCCGCCTCATCCATCGCTTCAGCCTCCACAGCCTTTGGCGGCTCCCAGAGCCGCGGCTCGGCACGCAGAGCTCGCACCCACGACGTGGAGATGGTGGGCCAGCTTGTCGGTATCATGGTGGTGTCGTGCATCTGCTGGAGCCCAATGCTGGTGAGGGGCGCACCGGCCCCTCGAGCCACGCTCCTTCCCGCTCCCTCTCAACACCCTCCGCCCTTAGTCGTCCCAGGACACCTTGGGCCTCCGTCCCGGACCCAACCAAGGCCCCGGCCCCTGGAGGCCCCATCCCACCTGCCCCCAAAGCCAGCATGGCCTTCTCCATCTGACCTGCCATCCTTCCTCCTAGCccccctctcttcttcctttttgggGTCTTTGTAGCGCACCCCGACCCACACAAGCCTCCTCTCCTGCCCAACCATTATAAGCCCCCGCGCTTCATTCCCTAGTCCTTTCACCCAACCCCCTCGTTTTTCCTCTTTCCGGGACACCTGAGACTCCTCTCCGGCCGGAGCCCCCACCCACTGAAGGTGTTTGTTTCTttgcctccctcctttttttccgCATCCCCTTCCCACCTGGATCCCCATTTACCCTACCTGCGACGGCTCGCCCCTCCTCCCAGGCTTTTACCTTCCAGCCACGCCCCCACCATCACTGCGCCCCCCCTGCGCCTGCGCCCGCCAAACGGCTCACACCGGCTTCCCGCGCAGGTGTTGGTGGCGCTGGCCGTCGGGGGCTGGAGTTCTACCTCCCTGCAGCGGCCACTGTTCCTGGCCGTGCGCCTTGCCTCCTGGAACCAGATCCTGGACCCTTGGGTGTACATCCTGCTGCGCCAGGCCGTGCTGCGCCAACTGCTTCGCTTCCTGCCCCCGAGGGCCGGGGCCAAGGGCGGCCCCGCGGGGCTGGGCCTAACCCCGAGCGCCTGGGAGGCCAGCTCGCTGCGCAGCTCCCGGCACAGCGGCCTCAGCTACTTCTAAGCACAACCGGAGACCCAACGACGAAGCTAACCCACCCTGGGGCCGGGCCCAGGTGCGCGGCGAAGAGCCTTTGAGGAATAAAAAGCCATTCTACGAGCCCAGACAGAGCGGTGAGTCCCGTCGGGGCTTCGGCATCCACTGGGGCCGCGCAAGGGGCAGCAGAGGCGCCAAGTGCGCTTCCA contains:
- the GIPC1 gene encoding PDZ domain-containing protein GIPC1 isoform X1, with the translated sequence MPLGLGRRKKAPPLVENEEAEPGRGGLGVGEPGPLGGGGAGGPQMGLPPPPPALRPRLVFHTQLAHGSPTGRIEGFTNVKELYGKIAEAFRLPTAEVMFCTLNTHKVDMDKLLGGQIGLEDFIFAHVKGQRKEVEVFKSEDALGLTITDNGAGYAFIKRIKEGSVIDHIHLISVGDMIEAINGQSLLGCRHYEVARLLKELPRGRTFTLKLTEPRKAFDMISQRSAGGRPGSGPQLGTGRGTLRLRSRGPATVEDLPSAFEEKAIEKVDDLLESYMGIRDTELAATMVELGKDKRNPDELAEALDERLGDFAFPDEFVFDVWGAIGDAKVGRY
- the GIPC1 gene encoding PDZ domain-containing protein GIPC1 isoform X2 yields the protein MFCTLNTHKVDMDKLLGGQIGLEDFIFAHVKGQRKEVEVFKSEDALGLTITDNGAGYAFIKRIKEGSVIDHIHLISVGDMIEAINGQSLLGCRHYEVARLLKELPRGRTFTLKLTEPRKAFDMISQRSAGGRPGSGPQLGTGRGTLRLRSRGPATVEDLPSAFEEKAIEKVDDLLESYMGIRDTELAATMVELGKDKRNPDELAEALDERLGDFAFPDEFVFDVWGAIGDAKVGRY
- the PTGER1 gene encoding prostaglandin E2 receptor EP1 subtype translates to MEWPGHLELPWAEGLPENAMESNGPDVLRWHRGLVPALAQPASLCPLLLYPALPAPDMSPCGPLNLSLAGEATTCAAPWVPNASAVPPSGASPALPIFSMTLGAVSNLLALALLAQAAGRLRRRRSAATFLLFVASLLATDLAGHVIPGALVLRLYTAGRAPAGGACHFLGGCMVFFGLCPLLLGCGMAVERCVGVTRPLLHAARVSVSRARLALAAVAAVALAVALLPLARVGRYELQYPGTWCFIGLGPSGGWRQALLAGLFAGLGLVALLAALVCNTLSGLALLRARWRRRSRGPSSASGPDSRRRRGARGPRSASASSASSIASASTAFGGSQSRGSARRARTHDVEMVGQLVGIMVVSCICWSPMLVLVALAVGGWSSTSLQRPLFLAVRLASWNQILDPWVYILLRQAVLRQLLRFLPPRAGAKGGPAGLGLTPSAWEASSLRSSRHSGLSYF